In the Streptomyces sp. NBC_00525 genome, one interval contains:
- a CDS encoding DUF2786 domain-containing protein: MESVIDQAFAAALYSEGDAGLDTGASLLAAAPQADAELARRGEEFVRRAWRRGWLPADVVRIVRRDLGEHAAGLAAGLIASEVRGYDGLPPRWAAQLAELPAAPPAGRPDRFSYASALLALHRLLLNLPAIEPVGPPPGAAREAPHRPPAPGEPRMLTRIRALLAKAEATGYPEEAEALTAKAQELMARHSVDEALLAARTPGDRTPAACRIGVDAPYEMAKAILLDAVASANRCRAVWNGDLGFSTVIGFEADLEAVELLHTSLLVQGTAAMTRAEAGQRAGGRKRTKTFRQSFLMAYAQRLGTRLESVTTRTEAAADAPALLPALAARDLAVTRAADELFPHTTTTRVRGATDLAGWTHGTEAADAARMGTEPRRIPR; the protein is encoded by the coding sequence ATGGAATCGGTGATCGACCAGGCGTTCGCGGCCGCCCTCTACTCGGAGGGCGACGCCGGCCTCGACACCGGCGCCTCGCTGCTCGCCGCCGCCCCGCAGGCCGACGCGGAGCTGGCGCGCCGGGGCGAGGAGTTCGTCCGGCGCGCCTGGCGGCGCGGCTGGCTGCCCGCCGACGTCGTCCGCATCGTCCGCCGCGACCTCGGCGAGCACGCCGCCGGGCTGGCCGCCGGGCTCATCGCCTCCGAGGTCCGCGGCTACGACGGGCTGCCGCCGCGCTGGGCCGCCCAGCTCGCCGAACTGCCCGCCGCGCCGCCCGCGGGCCGGCCGGACCGGTTCTCCTACGCCTCCGCGCTCCTCGCCCTGCACCGGCTCCTGCTGAACCTGCCCGCCATCGAGCCGGTCGGGCCCCCGCCCGGCGCCGCCCGCGAGGCCCCGCACCGGCCGCCCGCGCCCGGCGAGCCCCGCATGCTCACCCGCATCCGCGCCCTGCTGGCGAAGGCGGAGGCGACGGGCTACCCGGAGGAGGCGGAGGCGCTCACCGCCAAGGCCCAGGAGCTGATGGCCCGGCACAGCGTCGACGAGGCCCTGCTCGCCGCCCGCACGCCCGGCGACCGCACCCCCGCCGCCTGCCGGATCGGCGTGGACGCCCCCTACGAGATGGCCAAGGCGATCCTGCTGGACGCGGTGGCCTCGGCGAACCGCTGTCGCGCCGTGTGGAACGGCGACCTCGGCTTCAGCACGGTCATCGGCTTCGAGGCGGACCTGGAGGCGGTGGAACTGCTGCACACCTCGCTCCTGGTGCAGGGCACGGCCGCGATGACCCGCGCCGAGGCGGGCCAGCGCGCGGGCGGCCGCAAGCGCACCAAGACGTTCCGGCAGTCCTTCCTCATGGCCTACGCCCAGCGCCTGGGCACCCGCCTGGAATCGGTCACCACCCGCACCGAGGCCGCGGCGGACGCCCCCGCCCTCCTCCCGGCCCTGGCCGCCCGGGACCTGGCGGTCACCCGCGCCGCCGACGAGCTGTTCCCGCACACCACGACCACCCGTGTCCGGGGCGCGACGGACCTGGCCGGCTGGACCCACGGCACCGAGGCCGCCGACGCCGCCCGGATGGGCACCGAACCCCGCCGCATCCCCCGCTGA